In a single window of the Patagioenas fasciata isolate bPatFas1 chromosome 22, bPatFas1.hap1, whole genome shotgun sequence genome:
- the ITGA2B gene encoding integrin alpha-IIb isoform X2, with protein sequence MEGQDEAFRTPTGACFVGAPGLQRVAWYSPCRDQIMASTYRESNYSYDKRYCEIGFSAAVTPHGQLVLGAPGGYYFMGLLYSVELDAILTRFHGQSLLWPGAPGRPTGQPVSEDYKDGYRGYAVAVGEFDDDPTTKEYVVGVPNKRNTRGEVEIFSVGVTMRRLQGMASEQVASYFGHTVAVADVNGDGWDDVLVGAPLYLARCPDGQRSELGRLYLYLGGGQRPLAGPPQTLTGTHPYGRFASAIASLGDLDKDGYGDVAVGAPQGGDGGSGEVLIFRGHSEGLSPLPTQRLGSPFPGPAAFGFALRGATDLDGNGYPDLLVGAYGAAKVAVYRGQPVVVARTQLSVPDGLNPEILACVLPGSSTRVSCFPVVLCVSVTGQRLPPSVRLDAELHLDRLKPKLSWRVLLLRGHQPMWQGTLVLVPGTPPQCHNLTAFLRAETEFKDKLSPVALSLRLSLSPPEGSPGLVLYGDTLVQAQTHIILEDCGDDNLCVPDLRLAAHTPSRALLMGAEAALGLRVVASNMGEGAFETELRVQLPPGTHYQAARSSIPGQEKLNCNPRKENGSQVVLCELGNPMKAGAQVTVDMELSVSGLEDMGDTITFQLQLRSMNSPSPANASVTVPVEVQAEMELRGTSLPATTVLPASWHRAEGSRHPEDHGIRVEHVYQLHNKGPSTVSGVTLRLAVPNQLGGHVLLYLLELDTEGGVSCTDPPGLNAEQLEVPRPTGAASRNGTRGRERREVAELEEPVAVGCSDTPCVGVTCWVPTLAKDQRVLVSIRTLLWMDTLQQPEHLLQQFLIQSHAWFNTSAMPYRVQPRVLPAGEATAVTEVVRATPGGEGTVPVQWVVLGALAGLLLLTLLILLMWKTGFFKRTRPPTEEDTQELTPSQAQEPEGAQG encoded by the exons ATGGAGGGCCAGGACGAGGCTTTCCGCACCCCCACGGGCGCCTGTTTCGTGGGTGCCCCCGGGCTGCAGCGTGTCGCCTGGTACTCGCCCTGTCGCGACCAGATCATGGCCAGCACCTACCGCGAGAGCAACTACT CCTACGACAAGCGCTACTGTGAGATCGGGTTCAGCGCGGCCGTCACCCCG CATGGCCAGCTGGTGCTGGGTGCCCCCGGTGGTTACTACTTCATGG GGCTGCTGTACTCAGTGGAGCTCGACGCCATCCTGACCCGCTTCCACGGCCAGTCGCTGCTGTGGCCGGGGGCCCCGGGACGCCCCACGGGGCAGCCGGTGTCTGAGGACTACAAGGACGGGTACCGGG GGTACGCCGTGGCCGTGGGCGAGTTTGATGATGATCCCACAACCAAAG AGTACGTGGTGGGGGTCCCCAACAAGAGGAACACGAGGGGTGAG GTGGAGATTTTCAGCGTGGGGGTGACCATGCGCCGGCTGCAGGGAATGGCCAGCGAGCAG GTGGCATCGTACTTCGGGCACACGGTGGCCGTGGCCGATGTCAACGGGGACGG GTGGGACGATGTGCTGGTGGGTGCCCCCCTGTACCTGGCCCGGTGCCCCGACGGGCAGCGCAGCGAGCTGGGGCGCCTCTATCTCTACCTGGGGGGGGGACAGCGGCCCCTGGCCGGGCCCCCCCAGACCCTGACGGGCACCCACCCCTACGGCCGCTTCGCCTCCGCCATCGCCAGCCTGGGGGACCTGGACAAGGACGGCTATGGCG acGTGGCGGTGGGTGCCCCGCAGGGCGGTGACGGTGGCAGCGGGGAGGTCCTCATCTTCCGCGGGCACAGCGAGGGGCTGTCCCCCCTGCCCACCCAGCGCCTGGGCAGCCCcttccccggccccgccgccttcGGCTTCGCCCTGCGCGGGGCCACCGACCTGGACGGCAACGGCTACCCGG ATCTGCTGGTGGGGGCGTACGGGGCGGCTAAGGTGGCTGTGTACCG GGGACAACCTGTGGTGGTGGCCCGGACTCAACTGAGTGTCCCTGATGGGCTGAACCCTGAGATCCTGGCGTGTGTCCTGCCCGGGTCCAGCACCCGCGTCAGCTG CTTCCCCGTGGTGCTGTGTGTCAGCGTGACAGGCCAGCGCCTCCCGCCAAGCGTCC GCCTCGATGCAGAGCTGCATCTGGACCGGCTGAAGCCCAAACTGTCCTGGCGGGTCCTGCTGCTGCGGGGCCACCAGCCGATGTGGCAGGGGACACTGGTGCTGGTGCCGGGGACACCCCCCCAGTGCCACAACCTCACTGCCTTCCTGAgg GCTGAGACTGAGTTCAAGGACAAGCTGAGCCCGGTGGCCCTGAGCCTGCGGCTGTCACTGTCCCCCCCGGAGGGGTCCCCGGGGCTGGTGCTCTATGGGGACACCCTGGTGCAGGCACAG ACCCACATCATCCTGGAGGACTGTGGCGATGACAACCTCTGCGTCCCCGACCTCCGCCTGGCCGCCCACAC gcccAGCAGAGCCCTGCTGATGGGGGCGGAGGCCGCGCTGGGGCTGCGCGTGGTTGCCAGCAACATGGGCGAAGGCGCCTTTGAAACCGAACTGCGGGTGCAGCTGCCCCCCGGCACCCACTACCAGGCGGCGCGCAGCAGCATCCCG ggacaggagaagcTGAACTGCAACCCCCGCAAGGAGAACGGGAGCCAGGTGGTGCTGTGCGAGCTGGGGAACCCCATGAAAGCGGGGGCGCAG GTCACCGTGGACATGGAGCTGAGCGTGTCCGGGCTGGAGGACATGGGTGACACCATCACCTTCCAGCTCCAGCTGCGGAG catgaacagccccagccctgccaatGCGTCAGTGACCGTGCCTGTGGAGGTGCAGGCAGAGATGGAGCTGCGGGG cACGTCCCTTCCTGCCACCACGGTGCTGCCCGcgagctggcacagggcagagggCAGCCGGCACCCCGAGGACCACGGCATCAGGGTGGAGCACGTCTACCAG CTCCACAACAAGGGTCCCAGCACCGTCAGCGGGGTCACCCTGCGCCTCGCTGTCCCCAACCAGCTGGGTGGTCATGTCCTGCTCTACCTGCTGGAGCTGGACACCGAGGGGGGCGTGAGCTGCACCGACCCCCCTGGCCTCAATGCTGAGCAG CTGGAGGTGCCCCGGCCCACGGGCGCAGCATCGCGCAATGGCACCCGCGGGCGGGAGCGCAGGGAGGTGGCGGAGCTGGAGGAGCCTGTGGCCGTG GGCTGCAGTGACACCCCGTGTGTGGGTGTCACCTGCTGGGTGCCCACCCTGGCCAAGGACCAGCGGGTGCTGGTGAGCATCCGCACCCTGCTCTGGATGGACACCCTGCAGCAG CCGGAGCACCTCCTGCAGCAGTTCCTCATCCAGTCGCACGCCTGGTTTAACACCTCGGCCATGCCATACCGCGTGCAGCcccgcgtcctgcccgctggggaGGCCACG GCTGTCACCGAGGTGGTTCGTGCCACTCCCGGGGGTGAGGGGACTGTACCGGTGCAGTGGGTGGTGTTGGGGGCCCTTGCTGGGCTCCTGCTCCTCACCCTCCTCATCCTGCTCATGTGGAAG ACGGGTTTCTTCAAGAGAACACGGCCACCCACCGAGGAGGACACGCAGGAGCTGACACCCAGTCAGGCGCAGGAGCCAGAGGGTGCCCAGGGCTAG
- the ITGA2B gene encoding integrin alpha-IIb isoform X1 — protein sequence MGAAALSLLLLGGLRLAPTLGLLQDPPTVYEGPPGSYFGFALDFHMMEGRPSVVVGAPRANTSQPGVTQPGAVFLCSWPRENPPCHPLPLDTAGDETETQHSLELHTYKSHQWLGATVTSWDGKLVACAPLQHWNAMEGQDEAFRTPTGACFVGAPGLQRVAWYSPCRDQIMASTYRESNYSYDKRYCEIGFSAAVTPHGQLVLGAPGGYYFMGLLYSVELDAILTRFHGQSLLWPGAPGRPTGQPVSEDYKDGYRGYAVAVGEFDDDPTTKEYVVGVPNKRNTRGEVEIFSVGVTMRRLQGMASEQVASYFGHTVAVADVNGDGWDDVLVGAPLYLARCPDGQRSELGRLYLYLGGGQRPLAGPPQTLTGTHPYGRFASAIASLGDLDKDGYGDVAVGAPQGGDGGSGEVLIFRGHSEGLSPLPTQRLGSPFPGPAAFGFALRGATDLDGNGYPDLLVGAYGAAKVAVYRGQPVVVARTQLSVPDGLNPEILACVLPGSSTRVSCFPVVLCVSVTGQRLPPSVRLDAELHLDRLKPKLSWRVLLLRGHQPMWQGTLVLVPGTPPQCHNLTAFLRAETEFKDKLSPVALSLRLSLSPPEGSPGLVLYGDTLVQAQTHIILEDCGDDNLCVPDLRLAAHTPSRALLMGAEAALGLRVVASNMGEGAFETELRVQLPPGTHYQAARSSIPGQEKLNCNPRKENGSQVVLCELGNPMKAGAQVTVDMELSVSGLEDMGDTITFQLQLRSMNSPSPANASVTVPVEVQAEMELRGTSLPATTVLPASWHRAEGSRHPEDHGIRVEHVYQLHNKGPSTVSGVTLRLAVPNQLGGHVLLYLLELDTEGGVSCTDPPGLNAEQLEVPRPTGAASRNGTRGRERREVAELEEPVAVGCSDTPCVGVTCWVPTLAKDQRVLVSIRTLLWMDTLQQPEHLLQQFLIQSHAWFNTSAMPYRVQPRVLPAGEATAVTEVVRATPGGEGTVPVQWVVLGALAGLLLLTLLILLMWKTGFFKRTRPPTEEDTQELTPSQAQEPEGAQG from the exons ATGGGGgctgctgccctgtccctgctgctccttgGGGGGCTGCGCTTGGCCCCCACCCTGGGGctcctccaggacccccccacagTATACGAGGGACCCCCCGGCAGCTATTTTGGCTTCGCCCTGGATTTCCATATGATGGAGGGCAG GCCCAGCGTGGTGGTGGGGGCTCCCCGCGCCAACACCTCCCAGCCCGGGGTGACTCAACCCGGCGCcgtcttcctctgctcctggccccGCGAaaaccccccttgtcaccccctccCCCTGGACACTGCGG GAGATGAGACCGAGACCCAACACTCCTTGGAGCTCCACACCTACAAGTCGCACCAGTGGCTGGGGGCGACCGTCACCAGCTGGGACGGCAAACTGGTG GCCTGCGCCCCCCTGCAGCACTGGAACGCCATGGAGGGCCAGGACGAGGCTTTCCGCACCCCCACGGGCGCCTGTTTCGTGGGTGCCCCCGGGCTGCAGCGTGTCGCCTGGTACTCGCCCTGTCGCGACCAGATCATGGCCAGCACCTACCGCGAGAGCAACTACT CCTACGACAAGCGCTACTGTGAGATCGGGTTCAGCGCGGCCGTCACCCCG CATGGCCAGCTGGTGCTGGGTGCCCCCGGTGGTTACTACTTCATGG GGCTGCTGTACTCAGTGGAGCTCGACGCCATCCTGACCCGCTTCCACGGCCAGTCGCTGCTGTGGCCGGGGGCCCCGGGACGCCCCACGGGGCAGCCGGTGTCTGAGGACTACAAGGACGGGTACCGGG GGTACGCCGTGGCCGTGGGCGAGTTTGATGATGATCCCACAACCAAAG AGTACGTGGTGGGGGTCCCCAACAAGAGGAACACGAGGGGTGAG GTGGAGATTTTCAGCGTGGGGGTGACCATGCGCCGGCTGCAGGGAATGGCCAGCGAGCAG GTGGCATCGTACTTCGGGCACACGGTGGCCGTGGCCGATGTCAACGGGGACGG GTGGGACGATGTGCTGGTGGGTGCCCCCCTGTACCTGGCCCGGTGCCCCGACGGGCAGCGCAGCGAGCTGGGGCGCCTCTATCTCTACCTGGGGGGGGGACAGCGGCCCCTGGCCGGGCCCCCCCAGACCCTGACGGGCACCCACCCCTACGGCCGCTTCGCCTCCGCCATCGCCAGCCTGGGGGACCTGGACAAGGACGGCTATGGCG acGTGGCGGTGGGTGCCCCGCAGGGCGGTGACGGTGGCAGCGGGGAGGTCCTCATCTTCCGCGGGCACAGCGAGGGGCTGTCCCCCCTGCCCACCCAGCGCCTGGGCAGCCCcttccccggccccgccgccttcGGCTTCGCCCTGCGCGGGGCCACCGACCTGGACGGCAACGGCTACCCGG ATCTGCTGGTGGGGGCGTACGGGGCGGCTAAGGTGGCTGTGTACCG GGGACAACCTGTGGTGGTGGCCCGGACTCAACTGAGTGTCCCTGATGGGCTGAACCCTGAGATCCTGGCGTGTGTCCTGCCCGGGTCCAGCACCCGCGTCAGCTG CTTCCCCGTGGTGCTGTGTGTCAGCGTGACAGGCCAGCGCCTCCCGCCAAGCGTCC GCCTCGATGCAGAGCTGCATCTGGACCGGCTGAAGCCCAAACTGTCCTGGCGGGTCCTGCTGCTGCGGGGCCACCAGCCGATGTGGCAGGGGACACTGGTGCTGGTGCCGGGGACACCCCCCCAGTGCCACAACCTCACTGCCTTCCTGAgg GCTGAGACTGAGTTCAAGGACAAGCTGAGCCCGGTGGCCCTGAGCCTGCGGCTGTCACTGTCCCCCCCGGAGGGGTCCCCGGGGCTGGTGCTCTATGGGGACACCCTGGTGCAGGCACAG ACCCACATCATCCTGGAGGACTGTGGCGATGACAACCTCTGCGTCCCCGACCTCCGCCTGGCCGCCCACAC gcccAGCAGAGCCCTGCTGATGGGGGCGGAGGCCGCGCTGGGGCTGCGCGTGGTTGCCAGCAACATGGGCGAAGGCGCCTTTGAAACCGAACTGCGGGTGCAGCTGCCCCCCGGCACCCACTACCAGGCGGCGCGCAGCAGCATCCCG ggacaggagaagcTGAACTGCAACCCCCGCAAGGAGAACGGGAGCCAGGTGGTGCTGTGCGAGCTGGGGAACCCCATGAAAGCGGGGGCGCAG GTCACCGTGGACATGGAGCTGAGCGTGTCCGGGCTGGAGGACATGGGTGACACCATCACCTTCCAGCTCCAGCTGCGGAG catgaacagccccagccctgccaatGCGTCAGTGACCGTGCCTGTGGAGGTGCAGGCAGAGATGGAGCTGCGGGG cACGTCCCTTCCTGCCACCACGGTGCTGCCCGcgagctggcacagggcagagggCAGCCGGCACCCCGAGGACCACGGCATCAGGGTGGAGCACGTCTACCAG CTCCACAACAAGGGTCCCAGCACCGTCAGCGGGGTCACCCTGCGCCTCGCTGTCCCCAACCAGCTGGGTGGTCATGTCCTGCTCTACCTGCTGGAGCTGGACACCGAGGGGGGCGTGAGCTGCACCGACCCCCCTGGCCTCAATGCTGAGCAG CTGGAGGTGCCCCGGCCCACGGGCGCAGCATCGCGCAATGGCACCCGCGGGCGGGAGCGCAGGGAGGTGGCGGAGCTGGAGGAGCCTGTGGCCGTG GGCTGCAGTGACACCCCGTGTGTGGGTGTCACCTGCTGGGTGCCCACCCTGGCCAAGGACCAGCGGGTGCTGGTGAGCATCCGCACCCTGCTCTGGATGGACACCCTGCAGCAG CCGGAGCACCTCCTGCAGCAGTTCCTCATCCAGTCGCACGCCTGGTTTAACACCTCGGCCATGCCATACCGCGTGCAGCcccgcgtcctgcccgctggggaGGCCACG GCTGTCACCGAGGTGGTTCGTGCCACTCCCGGGGGTGAGGGGACTGTACCGGTGCAGTGGGTGGTGTTGGGGGCCCTTGCTGGGCTCCTGCTCCTCACCCTCCTCATCCTGCTCATGTGGAAG ACGGGTTTCTTCAAGAGAACACGGCCACCCACCGAGGAGGACACGCAGGAGCTGACACCCAGTCAGGCGCAGGAGCCAGAGGGTGCCCAGGGCTAG